The following proteins come from a genomic window of Populus nigra chromosome 6, ddPopNigr1.1, whole genome shotgun sequence:
- the LOC133697697 gene encoding uncharacterized protein LOC133697697 isoform X1, which produces MLPSPLRKLAREEFVSCFLINFRLSYYNSKYNCDIGPFKVDISNRRNYSSQVLLDPLGEEQPVNSQIYNHSCTRDSSSPYTSILQSSSLQHRFKKWQDQRKHKLTASTFSGAIGFWRGRRVQLWLEKLGAKEPFSGNMATCWSNAKEEEALERYKLITGNTILFPRFQVYGKNNLKDDWLAASPDGLIDKYYGLNSRGVLEIKCPFFNGDMKRASPWKRVPLYCIPQAQGLMEILDKDWMDFYVWTPNGSSLFRLYRDEAYWDALKIALSDFWFNHVLPAKELCSKNVITDPLKELGSLKPAPRHELYRYIVYESKHAVDNSHLLMREINGHLQN; this is translated from the exons ATGCTGCCGAGTCCTCTTCGCAAACTTGCCCG TGAAGAATTTGTATCTTGTTTCCTCATCAATTTCCGACTTTCATATTACAACAGCAAATATAATTGTGATATAGGTCCTTTTAAAGTTGATATTAGCAACAGAAGAAACTACTCAAGCCAGGTTTTATTGGATCCATTAGGTGAAGAGCAACCTGTAAATTCTCAAATCTACAATCATTCCTGTACAAGAGATTCAAGTAGTCCTTATACATCGATTCTTCAATCCAGCAGTCTTCAGCACAGGTTCAAAAAATGGCAAGATCAAAGAAAGCATAAACTGACGGCAAGCACTTTCAGTGGGGCTATTGGTTTTTGGCGTGGTAGGCGAGTCCAGCTCTGGTTAGAGAAACTTGGTGCAAAAGAACCATTTTCTGGTAACATGGCTACCTGTTGGAGCAATGCCAAAGAAGAGGAAGCACTTGAAAGATATAAGTTGATAACAGGAAATACAATTTTGTTTCCCAGATTTCAGGTCTATGGTAAGAACAACTTAAAAGATGATTGGCTTGCAGCTTCACCTGATGGGTTAATTGACAAGTATTATGGGTTGAATTCCAGAGGAGTGTTAGAAATAAAGTGTCCATTTTTTAATGGAGATATGAAAAGGGCTTCACCTTGGAAGCGGGTCCCCCTTTATTGTATTCCACAAGCTCAAGGTTTAATGGAAATACTGGACAAGGATTGGAtggatttctatgtttggactCCTAATGGAAGCAGTCTATTCAGGTTATACCGAGATGAGGCATACTGGGATGCTTTGAAAATAGCACTTTCTGATTTCTGGTTTAACCATGTCCTACCAGCGAAGGAGTTGTGCAGTAAAAATGTGATAACAGATCCcctgaaggaattaggatcattGAAGCCTGCGCCTAGGCATGAATTGTATAGATATATAGTTTATGAAAGCAAACATGCTGTTGATAACTCTCACTTACTGATGCGTGAAATTAATGGGCACCTTCAAAATTGA
- the LOC133697697 gene encoding uncharacterized protein LOC133697697 isoform X3: MLLNKAHLVSLCCRVLFANLPGEEQPVNSQIYNHSCTRDSSSPYTSILQSSSLQHRFKKWQDQRKHKLTASTFSGAIGFWRGRRVQLWLEKLGAKEPFSGNMATCWSNAKEEEALERYKLITGNTILFPRFQVYGKNNLKDDWLAASPDGLIDKYYGLNSRGVLEIKCPFFNGDMKRASPWKRVPLYCIPQAQGLMEILDKDWMDFYVWTPNGSSLFRLYRDEAYWDALKIALSDFWFNHVLPAKELCSKNVITDPLKELGSLKPAPRHELYRYIVYESKHAVDNSHLLMREINGHLQN, encoded by the exons ATGCTCCTCAACAAAGCCCATTTGGTGTCTCTATGCTGCCGAGTCCTCTTCGCAAACTTGCCCG GTGAAGAGCAACCTGTAAATTCTCAAATCTACAATCATTCCTGTACAAGAGATTCAAGTAGTCCTTATACATCGATTCTTCAATCCAGCAGTCTTCAGCACAGGTTCAAAAAATGGCAAGATCAAAGAAAGCATAAACTGACGGCAAGCACTTTCAGTGGGGCTATTGGTTTTTGGCGTGGTAGGCGAGTCCAGCTCTGGTTAGAGAAACTTGGTGCAAAAGAACCATTTTCTGGTAACATGGCTACCTGTTGGAGCAATGCCAAAGAAGAGGAAGCACTTGAAAGATATAAGTTGATAACAGGAAATACAATTTTGTTTCCCAGATTTCAGGTCTATGGTAAGAACAACTTAAAAGATGATTGGCTTGCAGCTTCACCTGATGGGTTAATTGACAAGTATTATGGGTTGAATTCCAGAGGAGTGTTAGAAATAAAGTGTCCATTTTTTAATGGAGATATGAAAAGGGCTTCACCTTGGAAGCGGGTCCCCCTTTATTGTATTCCACAAGCTCAAGGTTTAATGGAAATACTGGACAAGGATTGGAtggatttctatgtttggactCCTAATGGAAGCAGTCTATTCAGGTTATACCGAGATGAGGCATACTGGGATGCTTTGAAAATAGCACTTTCTGATTTCTGGTTTAACCATGTCCTACCAGCGAAGGAGTTGTGCAGTAAAAATGTGATAACAGATCCcctgaaggaattaggatcattGAAGCCTGCGCCTAGGCATGAATTGTATAGATATATAGTTTATGAAAGCAAACATGCTGTTGATAACTCTCACTTACTGATGCGTGAAATTAATGGGCACCTTCAAAATTGA
- the LOC133697697 gene encoding uncharacterized protein LOC133697697 isoform X2 produces MLLNKAHLVSLCCRVLFANLPGPFKVDISNRRNYSSQVLLDPLGEEQPVNSQIYNHSCTRDSSSPYTSILQSSSLQHRFKKWQDQRKHKLTASTFSGAIGFWRGRRVQLWLEKLGAKEPFSGNMATCWSNAKEEEALERYKLITGNTILFPRFQVYGKNNLKDDWLAASPDGLIDKYYGLNSRGVLEIKCPFFNGDMKRASPWKRVPLYCIPQAQGLMEILDKDWMDFYVWTPNGSSLFRLYRDEAYWDALKIALSDFWFNHVLPAKELCSKNVITDPLKELGSLKPAPRHELYRYIVYESKHAVDNSHLLMREINGHLQN; encoded by the exons ATGCTCCTCAACAAAGCCCATTTGGTGTCTCTATGCTGCCGAGTCCTCTTCGCAAACTTGCCCG GTCCTTTTAAAGTTGATATTAGCAACAGAAGAAACTACTCAAGCCAGGTTTTATTGGATCCATTAGGTGAAGAGCAACCTGTAAATTCTCAAATCTACAATCATTCCTGTACAAGAGATTCAAGTAGTCCTTATACATCGATTCTTCAATCCAGCAGTCTTCAGCACAGGTTCAAAAAATGGCAAGATCAAAGAAAGCATAAACTGACGGCAAGCACTTTCAGTGGGGCTATTGGTTTTTGGCGTGGTAGGCGAGTCCAGCTCTGGTTAGAGAAACTTGGTGCAAAAGAACCATTTTCTGGTAACATGGCTACCTGTTGGAGCAATGCCAAAGAAGAGGAAGCACTTGAAAGATATAAGTTGATAACAGGAAATACAATTTTGTTTCCCAGATTTCAGGTCTATGGTAAGAACAACTTAAAAGATGATTGGCTTGCAGCTTCACCTGATGGGTTAATTGACAAGTATTATGGGTTGAATTCCAGAGGAGTGTTAGAAATAAAGTGTCCATTTTTTAATGGAGATATGAAAAGGGCTTCACCTTGGAAGCGGGTCCCCCTTTATTGTATTCCACAAGCTCAAGGTTTAATGGAAATACTGGACAAGGATTGGAtggatttctatgtttggactCCTAATGGAAGCAGTCTATTCAGGTTATACCGAGATGAGGCATACTGGGATGCTTTGAAAATAGCACTTTCTGATTTCTGGTTTAACCATGTCCTACCAGCGAAGGAGTTGTGCAGTAAAAATGTGATAACAGATCCcctgaaggaattaggatcattGAAGCCTGCGCCTAGGCATGAATTGTATAGATATATAGTTTATGAAAGCAAACATGCTGTTGATAACTCTCACTTACTGATGCGTGAAATTAATGGGCACCTTCAAAATTGA
- the LOC133696994 gene encoding probable aquaporin PIP2-5, which produces MAKDMEVAEAGSFSAKDYHDPPPAPLFDAKELTKWSFYRALIAEFIATLLFLYITVLTVIGYKSQIDGSADSCGGVGILGIAWAFGGMIFVLVYCTAGISGGHINPAVTFGLFIARKVSLIRAVMYMVAQCLGAICGVGLVKAFQKSYYKKYGGGANTLADGFSTGTGLGAEIIGTFVLVYTVFSATDPKRSARDSHVPVLAPLPIGFAVFMVHLATIPITGTGINPARSLGAAVIYNQDKAWDDHWIFWVGPFAGAAIAAFYHQFILRAGAVKALGSFRSAQRF; this is translated from the exons ATGGCAAAGGACATGGAAGTAGCAGAGGCAGGATCATTCTCTGCAAAGGACTACCATGACCCACCACCGGCACCATTGTTTGATGCTAAAGAGTTAACTAAGTGGTCATTTTACAGGGCCTTGATTGCTGAGTTTATAGCAACACTGCTCTTTCTTTATATCACTGTTTTGACTGTTATTGGTTACAAAAGCCAGATTGATGGAAGTGCTGATTCTTGTGGTGGGGTTGGTATTCTTGGTATTGCCTGGGCCTTTGGTGGCATGATCTTTGTTCTTGTATACTGCACTGCTGGTATTTCAG GGGGTCACATTAACCCAGCAGTGACATTTGGGCTTTTCATAGCCAGGAAGGTCTCTTTGATCCGGGCTGTGATGTACATGGTGGCTCAATGCTTAGGAGCCATATGTGGCGTTGGGCTTGTTAAGGCCTTCCAAAAGTCTTACTACAAGAAGTATGGTGGTGGAGCCAACACTTTGGCCGATGGGTTCAGCACCGGCACTGGATTGGGTGCTGAGATCATTGGCACTTTTGTCCTGGTCTACACTGTTTTCTCTGCTACAGATCCAAAGAGGAGTGCTAGGGACTCCCATGTGCCT GTTTTGGCTCCTCTTCCAATTGGATTTGCTGTGTTCATGGTTCACTTGGCCACCATCCCCATCACTGGAACTGGCATCAACCCTGCTAGGAGTCTGGGAGCCGCTGTTATCTACAACCAAGACAAGGCCTGGGATGACCAT TGGATCTTCTGGGTTGGACCCTTCGCTGGTGCAGCCATTGCAGCTTTCTACCACCAATTCATCTTGAGAGCAGGAGCTGTCAAGGCTCTTGGATCATTCAGGAGCGCCCAACGGTTTTAA